A single window of Gavia stellata isolate bGavSte3 chromosome 14, bGavSte3.hap2, whole genome shotgun sequence DNA harbors:
- the ZNF711 gene encoding zinc finger protein 711 isoform X1 has product MDPGGGSLGLQTQESKMPHTMIMQDFVAGMAGTAHIDGDHIVVSVPEAVLVSDVVTDDGITLDHGLAAEVVQGPDIITETDVVTEGVIVPDSVLEADVAIEEALDTSDHVLTSDLITETVRVPDQVFVADLVTGPDGHLEHVVQDSVSGANSPTMVSEEVLVTNSDSEAVIQAAGTVPGSTVTIKTEDDDDGKSTSEDYLMISLDDVGEKLDHIGSTPLKISTEVTNDDVAKDDGFGSEVIKVYIFKAEAEDDVEIGGTEIVTESDFHNGHSVAGVIEQGGVGRMQREKMVYMAVKDSSQEDEDISCAEIADEVYMEVIVGEEEATSLPDTQLEDSGVNKTFVPVAWAAAYGDERRLPRRFEDGQAAGNNLDTRLENKNGNATQYLQICDSISTNRVLKQKTKKRRRGEARQWQTAVIIGPDGQPLTVYPCHICGKKFKSRGFLKRHMKNHPDHMIKKKYQCTDCDFTTNKKVSFHNHLESHKLINKVDKTHEFTEYTRRYREASPLSSNKLILRDKEPKLHKCKYCDYETAEQGLLNRHLLAVHSKNFPHVCVECGKGFRHPSELKKHMRTHTGEKPYQCQHCVFRCADQSNLKTHIKTKHGTDLPFKCEHCPQAFTDEKELQQHTELFQGHKTHQCPHCDHKSTNSSDLKRHIISVHTKDFPHKCEVCEKGFHRPSELKKHSETHKGKKIHQCRHCDFKTSDPFVLSGHILSVHTKDLPFKCKRCKRGFRQQNELKKHMKTHSGRKVYQCQYCEYSTTDASGFKRHVISIHTKDYPHRCEYCKKGFRRPSEKNQHIMRHHKEAIM; this is encoded by the exons ATGGATCCAGGTGGTGGAAGTCTTGGATTGCAAACACAAGAATCCAAAATGCCTCACACTATGATTATGCAGGATTTTG TGGCTGGAATGGCTGGCACTGCTCATATTGATGGAGACCATATTGTTGTATCAGTCCCCGAAGCTGTCCTAGTTTCTGATGTTGTTACCGATGATGGAATAACTCTTGATCATGGCTTAGCAGCTGAAGTTGTCCAAGGACCTGACATCATCACTGAAACCGATGTTGTAACAGAAGGTGTAATTGTTCCCGACTCTGTTTTGGAAGCTGATGTTGCTATTGAAGAAGCTTTAGATACCAGTGATCATGTTTTGACTTCTGATCTAATAACAGAAACGGTTAGAGTTCCCGATCAGGTTTTTGTGGCTGACCTTGTTACGGGTCCTGATGGACATTTGGAGCATGTGGTGCAAGACTCTGTGTCAGGAGCCAATTCACCTACAATGGTTTCAGAAGAAGTTCTTGTAACGAACTCAGATTCTGAAGCAGTCATTCAAGCAGCTGGTACTGTTCCTGGCTCCACAGTGACTATAAAAACAGAAGACGATGATGATGGCAAGAGTACATCTGAAGACTACTTAATGATATCTT TGGATGATGTTGGAGAAAAATTGGACCATATAGGAAGCACTCCCTTGAAAATTAGTACCGAGGTGACAAATGATGATGTTGCTAAAGATGACGGTTTTGGTTCAGAAGTTATCAAAGTGTACATATTtaaagctgaagctgaagatgATGTCGAAATAG GTGGGACAGAAATTGTCACAGAGAGTGACTTTCACAATGGACATTCTGTAGCTGGAGTAATTGAACAAGGAGGTGTTGGTAGAATGCAGCGAGAAAAAATGGTTTACATGGCTGTTAAGGACTCTTCTCAGGAAGATGAAGATATTA GCTGTGCTGAAATAGCAGATGAAGTTTATATGGAAGTTATTGTAGGTGAAGAAGAAGCGACATCACTTCCAGACACACAGCTTGAAGACTCTGGCGTGAATAAAACTTTTGTCCCTGTTGCCTGGGCTGCTGCTTACG GAGATGAAAGAAGGCTACCCAGAAGATTTGAAGATGGTCAAGCGGCAG GAAATAACTTGGATACACGATTAGAAAACAAAAACGGTAATGCAACACAATACCTGCAGATTTGTGATAGCATTAGCACTAATAGAGtgctaaaacaaaaaaccaagaaaaggaggagaggagaggccAGGCAATGGCAAACAG ctgTTATAATAGGTCCTGATGGACAGCCCTTAACAGTTTACCCTTGTCATATTTGTgggaaaaaatttaaatccaGAGGATTCTTGAAAAGGCATATGAAGAATCATCCAGATCATATGATTAAGAAGAAATACCAGTGTACAGACTGCGACTTTACAACTAACAAAAAAGTAAGTTTCCACAATCATCTGGAAAGCCATAAACTTATAAATAAAGTTGATAAAACCCATGAGTTTACAGAATATACAAGAAGATACAGAGAAGCAAGCCCGTTGAGTTCTAATAAGCTAATACTGAGGGACAAGGAGCCTAAGCTACACAAGTGCAAATATTGTGACTATGAAACTGCAGAGCAGGGACTACTCAATAGACATCTACTTGCAGTTCACAGTAAGAACTTTCCTCATGTATGTGTGGAGTGTGGGAAAGGATTCCGTCATCCATCAGAGCTGAAAAAGCATATGAGGACCCACACTGGGGAAAAGCCATACCAGTGTCAGCACTGTGTCTTCAGGTGTGCTGATCAGTCCAATCTGAAAACTCacatcaaaaccaaacacgGGACTGATTTGCCTTTTAAATGTGAGCACTGTCCCCAGGCGtttacagatgaaaaagaactgcagcagcacacagaaTTATTTCAAGGGCATAAGACTCATCAGTGTCCACACTGTGACCATAAGAGCACCAATTCCAGTGACCTGAAGCGACACATTATTTCAGTTCACACAAAGGATTTTCCCCACAAATGCGAGGTATGTGAAAAAGGCTTCCATCGTCCATCTGAGCTCAAAAAGCATAGTGAAACCCATAAAGGTAAAAAGATACATCAGTGTAGACACTGTGACTTTAAAACATCAGATCCTTTTGTACTTAGTGGGCATATCCTCTCAGTTCACACCAAGGACCTgccttttaaatgcaaaagatGTAAAAGAGGATTTAGGCAGCAGAATGAACTTAAGAAGCACATGAAGACCCACAGTGGAAGAAAAGTTTATCAATGCCAGTATTGTGAATATAGCACTACGGATGCGTCAGGCTTTAAACGGCATGTAATATCCATACACACAAAAGACTATCCACATAGGTGTGAGTATTGCAAAAAGGGATTCCGTAGaccatctgaaaaaaatcagcatataATGAGGCACCACAAAGAGGCCATAATGTAA
- the ZNF711 gene encoding zinc finger protein 711 isoform X2 — protein MDPGGGSLGLQTQESKMPHTMIMQDFVAGMAGTAHIDGDHIVVSVPEAVLVSDVVTDDGITLDHGLAAEVVQGPDIITETDVVTEGVIVPDSVLEADVAIEEALDTSDHVLTSDLITETVRVPDQVFVADLVTGPDGHLEHVVQDSVSGANSPTMVSEEVLVTNSDSEAVIQAAGTVPGSTVTIKTEDDDDGKSTSEDYLMISLDDVGEKLDHIGSTPLKISTEVTNDDVAKDDGFGSEVIKVYIFKAEAEDDVEIGGTEIVTESDFHNGHSVAGVIEQGGVGRMQREKMVYMAVKDSSQEDEDISCAEIADEVYMEVIVGEEEATSLPDTQLEDSGVNKTFVPVAWAAAYGDERRLPRRFEDGQAAGNNLDTRLENKNAVIIGPDGQPLTVYPCHICGKKFKSRGFLKRHMKNHPDHMIKKKYQCTDCDFTTNKKVSFHNHLESHKLINKVDKTHEFTEYTRRYREASPLSSNKLILRDKEPKLHKCKYCDYETAEQGLLNRHLLAVHSKNFPHVCVECGKGFRHPSELKKHMRTHTGEKPYQCQHCVFRCADQSNLKTHIKTKHGTDLPFKCEHCPQAFTDEKELQQHTELFQGHKTHQCPHCDHKSTNSSDLKRHIISVHTKDFPHKCEVCEKGFHRPSELKKHSETHKGKKIHQCRHCDFKTSDPFVLSGHILSVHTKDLPFKCKRCKRGFRQQNELKKHMKTHSGRKVYQCQYCEYSTTDASGFKRHVISIHTKDYPHRCEYCKKGFRRPSEKNQHIMRHHKEAIM, from the exons ATGGATCCAGGTGGTGGAAGTCTTGGATTGCAAACACAAGAATCCAAAATGCCTCACACTATGATTATGCAGGATTTTG TGGCTGGAATGGCTGGCACTGCTCATATTGATGGAGACCATATTGTTGTATCAGTCCCCGAAGCTGTCCTAGTTTCTGATGTTGTTACCGATGATGGAATAACTCTTGATCATGGCTTAGCAGCTGAAGTTGTCCAAGGACCTGACATCATCACTGAAACCGATGTTGTAACAGAAGGTGTAATTGTTCCCGACTCTGTTTTGGAAGCTGATGTTGCTATTGAAGAAGCTTTAGATACCAGTGATCATGTTTTGACTTCTGATCTAATAACAGAAACGGTTAGAGTTCCCGATCAGGTTTTTGTGGCTGACCTTGTTACGGGTCCTGATGGACATTTGGAGCATGTGGTGCAAGACTCTGTGTCAGGAGCCAATTCACCTACAATGGTTTCAGAAGAAGTTCTTGTAACGAACTCAGATTCTGAAGCAGTCATTCAAGCAGCTGGTACTGTTCCTGGCTCCACAGTGACTATAAAAACAGAAGACGATGATGATGGCAAGAGTACATCTGAAGACTACTTAATGATATCTT TGGATGATGTTGGAGAAAAATTGGACCATATAGGAAGCACTCCCTTGAAAATTAGTACCGAGGTGACAAATGATGATGTTGCTAAAGATGACGGTTTTGGTTCAGAAGTTATCAAAGTGTACATATTtaaagctgaagctgaagatgATGTCGAAATAG GTGGGACAGAAATTGTCACAGAGAGTGACTTTCACAATGGACATTCTGTAGCTGGAGTAATTGAACAAGGAGGTGTTGGTAGAATGCAGCGAGAAAAAATGGTTTACATGGCTGTTAAGGACTCTTCTCAGGAAGATGAAGATATTA GCTGTGCTGAAATAGCAGATGAAGTTTATATGGAAGTTATTGTAGGTGAAGAAGAAGCGACATCACTTCCAGACACACAGCTTGAAGACTCTGGCGTGAATAAAACTTTTGTCCCTGTTGCCTGGGCTGCTGCTTACG GAGATGAAAGAAGGCTACCCAGAAGATTTGAAGATGGTCAAGCGGCAG GAAATAACTTGGATACACGATTAGAAAACAAAAACG ctgTTATAATAGGTCCTGATGGACAGCCCTTAACAGTTTACCCTTGTCATATTTGTgggaaaaaatttaaatccaGAGGATTCTTGAAAAGGCATATGAAGAATCATCCAGATCATATGATTAAGAAGAAATACCAGTGTACAGACTGCGACTTTACAACTAACAAAAAAGTAAGTTTCCACAATCATCTGGAAAGCCATAAACTTATAAATAAAGTTGATAAAACCCATGAGTTTACAGAATATACAAGAAGATACAGAGAAGCAAGCCCGTTGAGTTCTAATAAGCTAATACTGAGGGACAAGGAGCCTAAGCTACACAAGTGCAAATATTGTGACTATGAAACTGCAGAGCAGGGACTACTCAATAGACATCTACTTGCAGTTCACAGTAAGAACTTTCCTCATGTATGTGTGGAGTGTGGGAAAGGATTCCGTCATCCATCAGAGCTGAAAAAGCATATGAGGACCCACACTGGGGAAAAGCCATACCAGTGTCAGCACTGTGTCTTCAGGTGTGCTGATCAGTCCAATCTGAAAACTCacatcaaaaccaaacacgGGACTGATTTGCCTTTTAAATGTGAGCACTGTCCCCAGGCGtttacagatgaaaaagaactgcagcagcacacagaaTTATTTCAAGGGCATAAGACTCATCAGTGTCCACACTGTGACCATAAGAGCACCAATTCCAGTGACCTGAAGCGACACATTATTTCAGTTCACACAAAGGATTTTCCCCACAAATGCGAGGTATGTGAAAAAGGCTTCCATCGTCCATCTGAGCTCAAAAAGCATAGTGAAACCCATAAAGGTAAAAAGATACATCAGTGTAGACACTGTGACTTTAAAACATCAGATCCTTTTGTACTTAGTGGGCATATCCTCTCAGTTCACACCAAGGACCTgccttttaaatgcaaaagatGTAAAAGAGGATTTAGGCAGCAGAATGAACTTAAGAAGCACATGAAGACCCACAGTGGAAGAAAAGTTTATCAATGCCAGTATTGTGAATATAGCACTACGGATGCGTCAGGCTTTAAACGGCATGTAATATCCATACACACAAAAGACTATCCACATAGGTGTGAGTATTGCAAAAAGGGATTCCGTAGaccatctgaaaaaaatcagcatataATGAGGCACCACAAAGAGGCCATAATGTAA